A stretch of the Corylus avellana chromosome ca6, CavTom2PMs-1.0 genome encodes the following:
- the LOC132185482 gene encoding uncharacterized protein LOC132185482: MLGLLKMLWNDWGIEILVLASSGKEIKYTDQQNVPRELEALLAPLLLVQLGNPDTITAYSIEDNRLGLRQLLILIFQVGIVVYILIRYWTTLSNTTTLSFVYLPMFLAGIIKYGELAWALKSALKNFGLTIEEIDKQENVSPLFLELPRDIPGLELISKAYYRFDCLKPHLENWFYKPFHECLPWMLIDAYLAEDMFKIIDAELGFMYDVLYTKAPIIYTRKGCILRIISFFSIVFTLCGFTVLFKKCLHHRNWEVVYTFVVLIITIILEVYQIILLPFSDWAIIQMIKHHNMPIMLQCLRVLGSWSCRRKKWSNSLGQFNLLSFCLHDKQLKFSRIIKFRGLDIEFRKSCNRKRVELPIVLKEVIVQELKEVDQVRDPKAITQRGQWALERHGCLNQFRWSVKRNFDKSITIWHIATYICYDSDIILYDTINSHVETSKLLSNYMMYLLALRRHMLCTTAADVIFHHAYTKLMKFLRTGPSIIRDEHKACGILGSDQGLLEESNSDRSEESIITSNWHVLQDAQRLSRSLMEKENMWHIISSVWVEMLCYAASNCPMNFHAEQLRRGGGLITHVWLLLAHKTERFYTSD, encoded by the exons ATGCTAGGACTACTGAAGATGCTATGGAACGATTGGGGAATCGAGATACTAGTTTTG GCAAGCAGTGGGAAAGAAATCAAATACACTGATCAGCAAAACGTCCCTAGGGAACTAGAGGCACTGCTGGCACCTTTGCTTTTAGTGCAACTTGGAAACCCAGATACTATTACTGCCTACTCAATAGAAGATAATAGATTGGGATTAAGGCAATTACTTATCCTGATCTTCCAAGTGGGCATTGTAGTTTATATCCTCATTAGGTACTGGACTACACTAAGCAACACAACCACGCTCTCATTTGTATACTTGCCGATGTTTTTGGCCGGAATAATCAAGTATGGAGAGCTAGCATGGGCTCTCAAGTCAGCACTGAAGAACTTTGGTTTAACCATAGAGGAAATTGATAAACAAGAAAATGTTTCTCCTTTATTCTTAGAGCTACCAAGGGACATTCCCGGTCTAGAATTAATCTCAAAGGCTTATTACCGCTTTGATTGCTTGAAACCTCACCTTGAGAACTGGTTCTATAAGCCCTTTCACGAATGTCTTCCATGGATGTTGATTGATGCATATTTGGCGGAGGACATGTTCAAAATCATAGATGCTGAACTTGGCTTCATGTATGACGTTCTCTATACAAAGGCACCTATTATTTATACACGGAAAGGTTGCATTTTGCGTATTATCAGTTTCTTCAGTATAGTATTTACTTTATGTGGATTCACAGTTCTATTCAAGAAATGTTTACATCATCGTAATTGGGAAGTCGTATATACCTTTGTGGTGCTAATTATAACTATCATTCTAGAGGTTTATCAGATCATACTACTACCTTTCTCGGATTGGGCAATAATCCAGATGATTAAGCACCATAATATGCCGATTATGCTGCAGTGTTTGCGAGTTCTTGGCTCATGGTCATGTAGGAGGAAGAAGTGGTCAAATTCATTGGGACAATTCAATTTGTTAAGTTTTTGTCTTCACGACAAGCAGTTAAAGTTTAGTAGAATTATCAAGTTTCGTGGCTTGGACATAGAGTTCAGAAAGAGTTGCAATAGGAAGCGAGTGGAGTTGCCCATTGTATTGAAAGAAGTGATAGTACAGGAGTTGAAAGAGGTGGATCAAGTGAGAGACCCAAAGGCCATCACCCAAAGAGGTCAATGGGCACTTGAAAGGCATGGATGCCTCAACCAGTTTAGATGGAGTGTTAAAAGGAATTTCGACAAGAGCATTACCATATGGCACATTGCAACATACATATGTTATGATTCAGATATTATTTTATACGACACTATAAACTCCCATGTAGAAACAAGCAAATTGCTGTCAAACTACATGATGTACCTTCTTGCCTTGCGACGGCACATGTTATGCACTACCGCAGCGGACGTAATATTTCATCATGCCTACACTAAATTGATGAAGTTCTTAAGAACTGGGCCATCAATAATAAGAGATGAACACAAAGCTTGTGGAATTCTGGGATCTGATCAAGGACTTCTAGAGGAATCAAACTCCGATAGAAGTGAGGAAAGCATCATCACATCTAATTGGCATGTGCTTCAAGACGCACAAAGACTTTCTAGAAGCCTGATGGAGAAGGAGAACATGTGGCACATCATAAGCAGTGTTTGGGTAGAGATGTTGTGTTATGCGGCAAGTAACTGCCCAATGAATTTTCATGCAGAACAACTAAGGCGAGGTGGAGGGTTGATTACTCATGTTTGGCTTCTCTTAGCCCACAAGACAGAGAGGTTTTATACGAGTGactaa